The Lichenihabitans psoromatis genome contains a region encoding:
- a CDS encoding glycosyltransferase — protein sequence MSVSVIVCTYNRAGVLFQCLNALAHQTCGPTTFEVLIVDNNSTDTTADVAQEFCGRFPNFRYLFEARQGLANSRNVGLAAAAYDICAFTDDDAIVPPGWIDQLLRAFEAAPPATVAVGGEIDPIWETPRPDWLDDELLKPLSAGLGWSLDPITLKPEEWICEVNSAYRKAPLLKHGGFPERLGRIGMNLLSGENAVNILLAGDGGTFYFDPHIRVQHMISSDRITKAWFRRRMYWQGITTFVVQGYLRQNGIATPAWSDLEVPTSERSWAELFDDANDAAFRTSLRITSNLGYLFASQGLVLGR from the coding sequence ATGAGCGTGTCGGTCATCGTCTGCACTTACAACCGCGCTGGCGTTTTGTTTCAGTGCCTGAACGCCCTGGCGCATCAGACCTGTGGGCCGACCACGTTCGAGGTGCTGATCGTCGACAATAATTCGACCGATACGACCGCCGACGTCGCGCAGGAATTCTGCGGCCGTTTCCCAAACTTCCGCTATTTGTTCGAGGCCCGGCAGGGTTTGGCGAATAGCCGCAACGTCGGCCTTGCGGCGGCCGCCTACGACATCTGCGCCTTCACCGACGATGACGCCATCGTGCCGCCCGGCTGGATCGATCAATTGCTCCGCGCCTTCGAGGCAGCTCCTCCCGCAACGGTCGCGGTGGGTGGCGAGATCGATCCGATCTGGGAAACGCCCCGCCCGGACTGGCTCGACGACGAGTTGTTGAAACCGTTGTCGGCGGGTCTCGGCTGGTCTTTGGATCCAATCACGCTGAAGCCCGAGGAATGGATCTGCGAGGTCAATTCCGCCTATCGCAAGGCGCCGCTGTTGAAGCACGGCGGCTTCCCCGAACGGCTCGGACGCATCGGGATGAACTTGCTGTCCGGCGAGAATGCCGTCAACATCCTGCTGGCGGGAGATGGGGGGACCTTCTACTTCGATCCGCATATCCGCGTTCAGCATATGATTTCGAGCGACCGGATCACCAAAGCCTGGTTCCGTCGGCGTATGTATTGGCAGGGCATCACCACTTTCGTGGTGCAGGGCTATCTTCGGCAGAACGGGATCGCCACGCCGGCTTGGTCCGATCTCGAAGTGCCGACGTCGGAGCGGTCGTGGGCCGAGCTTTTCGACGATGCGAATGATGCGGCCTTCCGAACGTCGCTTCGAATCACCTCCAATCTCGGCTATCTGTTCGCCTCGCAAGGGCTCGTTCTCGGTCGATGA
- a CDS encoding glycosyltransferase family 2 protein produces the protein MIVSALDDLDAAFFDPRRHRDVMAVMASSRLADGRPDQAFAFADRLCRIDPSAALGRLLRFEALRLWRGLDRALADLDRAADLDPTDRTVNRALLRWSPEAGQRKTAAASLLRSLDPDDLALALQVLRAAGPMATGVLRAQGDSVVGWVAWSGHDPVQLRAVGGSGMAHDVTISPDVGHKLASAAGAAASIRIGCGPTPVAVDLVRADGVATTILLEQNLARPAVPRGTVGRAGLTRRVARPSVTVVVPVYEDAAATRACLDSLEAQAIDGDLAIIAVDDASPNDAIRQDLDRRASRGALRLIRNPHNLGFARAVNMALNEVEAGDVLLLNADTLLPPDAIRHLKQVAEATDRVGTVTPFSNNGEEASFPLSHRASPLPTLDEIAAIDRAARDRNGWGVVDMPNGIGFCLYITRRCLDAVGSLPELYERGYYEDVDFCLQAAEAGLRNLCATGVYVGHAGSLSFGASKRALVMRNLRVLEHRFPDYRAQSAAFAAADPLAVARARIEALLVPSQPVRILAGPTGKSMLVLRRRAAVLQTLGVACLILAWGQGASDATLTMRRSDGGTPQNLRFALGKTDERDAALATMRAMPLDRIEMADPITCPDVVLHALLDRGVPFDLLCGDLEWFAPGSVRPPDSGGDPIVPIPEDDTAVPQARLRLALNAADQVVTVDRLSDAFARRMVGKPILQGFATGTSIGAISPHASEQGLIGVLVPHPSAFVDRMLTTIARRFRALGSRCGLVVLGLAMADLSLMAAANIMVSGPVDDADLDEVIDAYGIGRLFLPERTGFFGVIDDVAQRTGLPMSYFDWSFGQMPLRDGDLCFDPRRGDETIADELLVWASGRDAALDHAA, from the coding sequence ATGATCGTTTCAGCCTTGGATGACCTCGACGCCGCATTCTTCGATCCTCGACGGCATCGCGACGTGATGGCCGTCATGGCGTCGTCGCGGCTCGCCGATGGCCGTCCCGATCAGGCTTTCGCCTTCGCCGATCGCTTATGCCGCATCGATCCGTCGGCCGCTTTGGGTCGGTTGCTCCGCTTTGAAGCCTTGCGTCTGTGGAGAGGACTCGACCGCGCCCTTGCAGATCTCGACCGGGCGGCCGATCTCGATCCGACCGACCGGACTGTCAATCGCGCTCTGCTGCGATGGTCGCCCGAGGCTGGTCAGCGCAAGACTGCCGCCGCCTCGCTCCTGCGAAGTCTCGACCCGGACGATCTGGCCCTGGCGCTTCAGGTTCTTCGCGCAGCAGGGCCGATGGCGACCGGCGTGTTGCGAGCTCAGGGCGATAGCGTCGTGGGATGGGTGGCCTGGAGCGGCCACGATCCCGTGCAACTCCGTGCCGTCGGTGGTTCCGGCATGGCGCACGATGTCACGATCAGCCCCGATGTCGGGCATAAGCTCGCAAGCGCTGCCGGCGCTGCCGCCTCGATTCGGATCGGCTGCGGCCCGACCCCCGTCGCGGTCGACCTCGTCCGCGCGGATGGCGTCGCCACCACCATCTTGCTCGAGCAGAATTTGGCGCGGCCTGCGGTGCCGCGCGGAACCGTCGGGCGTGCGGGTCTGACACGTCGCGTCGCTCGCCCGTCCGTCACGGTCGTGGTGCCGGTTTACGAAGACGCCGCCGCGACGCGGGCCTGCCTCGACAGCCTCGAGGCTCAAGCGATCGATGGAGACCTCGCCATCATCGCGGTCGACGACGCAAGCCCGAACGACGCGATCCGCCAGGATCTCGATCGACGTGCATCCCGTGGCGCATTGAGGCTCATCCGCAACCCCCACAACCTTGGCTTCGCCCGTGCGGTCAACATGGCGTTGAACGAGGTCGAGGCCGGGGATGTGCTGCTTCTCAATGCCGACACGCTGTTGCCGCCCGATGCCATTCGGCACCTGAAGCAGGTCGCAGAGGCAACCGACCGGGTCGGAACGGTCACACCCTTCTCCAACAATGGTGAGGAGGCGAGCTTCCCGCTCTCCCATCGGGCGTCTCCGCTGCCTACTCTGGACGAGATCGCCGCGATCGATCGCGCGGCGCGGGACCGCAATGGATGGGGCGTGGTCGACATGCCGAACGGCATCGGATTCTGCCTTTATATCACGCGCCGATGCCTCGATGCGGTCGGGTCGTTGCCCGAGCTTTACGAGCGCGGTTATTACGAGGATGTCGACTTCTGCCTGCAGGCCGCAGAAGCGGGGTTGCGGAACCTTTGCGCGACCGGCGTCTATGTCGGCCACGCTGGAAGCTTGTCGTTCGGCGCCTCCAAACGCGCCTTGGTGATGCGCAATCTGCGGGTTCTCGAGCATCGCTTTCCGGACTATCGCGCGCAATCGGCCGCCTTTGCGGCCGCAGACCCGCTTGCGGTCGCGCGCGCCAGGATCGAGGCTCTGTTGGTGCCGAGCCAACCCGTTCGCATCCTCGCGGGTCCAACCGGCAAGTCTATGCTTGTGCTGCGCCGTCGCGCCGCCGTGCTGCAGACCTTGGGTGTCGCATGCCTCATTCTCGCATGGGGGCAGGGCGCGTCGGACGCGACCCTGACAATGCGCCGCTCGGACGGAGGCACGCCGCAAAATCTTCGCTTCGCGCTTGGCAAGACCGACGAGCGGGATGCGGCCCTCGCAACCATGAGAGCCATGCCGCTCGACCGCATCGAGATGGCCGACCCGATAACCTGCCCCGACGTCGTGCTTCATGCTCTGCTCGATCGGGGAGTGCCGTTCGATCTTCTCTGCGGCGATCTCGAATGGTTTGCGCCGGGCTCGGTCCGGCCCCCAGACTCCGGGGGCGATCCGATTGTTCCGATCCCTGAGGATGACACCGCCGTTCCGCAGGCGCGGCTTCGTCTCGCCCTGAACGCGGCCGATCAGGTCGTGACGGTCGACCGCCTTTCAGACGCTTTCGCCCGCCGCATGGTCGGCAAGCCCATCCTGCAGGGGTTCGCAACCGGGACCAGCATCGGTGCCATATCCCCGCATGCCTCGGAACAGGGTTTGATCGGTGTTCTGGTGCCGCATCCCAGCGCCTTTGTCGATCGGATGTTGACCACGATCGCGCGCCGGTTTCGGGCACTCGGGAGCCGTTGCGGACTGGTGGTTCTCGGCCTCGCCATGGCCGATCTATCGCTCATGGCCGCCGCCAACATCATGGTCAGCGGCCCGGTGGACGACGCTGATCTCGATGAGGTTATCGACGCCTACGGGATCGGGCGCCTGTTTCTGCCTGAGCGGACGGGATTCTTCGGAGTGATCGACGATGTGGCGCAGAGGACCGGTCTGCCGATGAGCTATTTCGATTGGTCGTTCGGTCAGATGCCGCTGCGGGACGGCGATCTCTGCTTCGATCCTCGACGGGGCGACGAGACCATCGCGGATGAGCTTCTGGTGTGGGCGAGCGGCCGCGATGCCGCCCTCGATCACGCCGCATGA
- a CDS encoding glycosyltransferase family 2 protein: MNERRADDRLASLQRDADLWSEVRVGPNRSVMGFVLDRTMPSRRFVVELVIDGLVAAIARAARYEPALHAADMGDGCHGFGFALDPSIEAGSVVAVRLANTDRLLGAAFRWANAAAPTSIPLDAGRVRWSGGLGLDGWVPYEPDQPPGSVRATIDGILVADVVPASWSSRDRGGTHEPLRAFALSLPASLADGRVRHVHVTDDRGRVLDGSPCAVVGFADGLERFLGISGALASETLRGALYDRLIPQSVPFGDFATWRLAMQAESVSIDMRSMAVAVVLVGEVGAEAAIDSLPPAADVAWTAAVFDEVEGPATFDPAAVATFLDRDAEACDVVVFTLATAVFSVDALQRLSKALRDHPVAPLAYCDIGLKASDGLTWPIAFPAFDHERTLEQGYGAYIFALSRHRALALLRGGAGDLFALFLAAAGQSRLTSEMPVHVPGFLADLRLPPIDQLAPRLARASADSLRAAGQSGQIRITPGGALPAVHVARAAERRLISIVIATRDRADSLQRCLVSLHQTLCDTPFEVVVVDDGSLLEETRSFLETLTTAGIRLIPAPAPLGLAGLHNLGAMQAKGDLLLFLDDGAECRQPGWLDDMVGRMAAPETGVVGAVLIAPSGLVRHAGYVLGPRFSVADAASDRRQNDPGYADMLHVAHQVGGVSAQCLLTRRSLFVRLNGFDAACFSARYADVDYGLRARQLGARLVMTPHARVTMHEQTSTSSMPGDDPWRSDDMDLSRLRSRWGNDLINDPFYTPMLSLGPRPYSGLACPPRERAARQPDPPAPAAVPPGF; encoded by the coding sequence ATGAACGAGAGGCGGGCTGACGATCGTCTCGCGTCGCTGCAGCGCGATGCCGATCTCTGGTCGGAGGTCCGCGTCGGCCCGAACAGGTCCGTGATGGGTTTCGTGCTCGACCGCACGATGCCGTCACGTCGTTTTGTGGTCGAACTTGTGATCGATGGGCTCGTGGCCGCGATCGCAAGGGCGGCGCGCTATGAGCCGGCGCTTCATGCGGCCGACATGGGCGATGGTTGTCATGGTTTTGGCTTCGCGCTCGACCCCTCGATCGAGGCCGGCAGCGTCGTGGCGGTCCGCCTCGCCAACACGGATCGGCTTCTCGGCGCGGCCTTTCGGTGGGCCAACGCCGCCGCTCCGACCTCGATACCGCTGGACGCTGGGCGGGTTCGCTGGAGCGGGGGGCTGGGCCTCGATGGTTGGGTGCCTTACGAGCCCGACCAACCGCCTGGATCGGTACGCGCCACGATCGATGGGATCCTCGTGGCCGATGTCGTTCCCGCCTCCTGGTCGAGCCGCGATCGCGGCGGCACGCATGAGCCGCTGCGCGCGTTCGCGCTGTCGCTTCCGGCCTCCCTCGCGGATGGTCGTGTTCGGCATGTTCACGTAACGGATGATCGCGGGCGCGTTCTTGACGGAAGCCCGTGCGCGGTCGTCGGCTTCGCGGACGGGCTCGAGCGATTTCTGGGGATCAGCGGTGCGCTCGCATCCGAAACCCTGCGCGGCGCGCTCTACGATCGGTTGATCCCACAATCCGTTCCGTTCGGAGACTTTGCGACCTGGCGGCTCGCCATGCAGGCCGAATCGGTCAGTATCGATATGCGCTCGATGGCGGTCGCGGTCGTTTTGGTCGGCGAAGTCGGCGCCGAGGCCGCGATCGACAGTCTGCCGCCGGCAGCGGATGTGGCCTGGACCGCCGCCGTCTTCGACGAGGTCGAGGGTCCGGCAACCTTCGATCCTGCCGCTGTCGCGACGTTTCTCGATCGCGACGCCGAGGCCTGCGACGTGGTGGTGTTCACTCTCGCCACAGCCGTGTTCTCGGTCGATGCGCTCCAGCGCCTCTCGAAGGCGCTGCGCGATCATCCCGTCGCGCCGCTGGCCTATTGCGATATCGGGCTCAAGGCCTCCGACGGCCTGACCTGGCCGATCGCCTTTCCAGCCTTCGATCACGAACGAACGCTCGAACAGGGCTACGGCGCCTATATCTTCGCCCTGTCGCGGCATCGCGCGCTCGCGTTGCTGCGGGGCGGCGCCGGCGACCTCTTCGCCCTGTTTTTGGCGGCTGCCGGACAATCGCGGCTCACGTCGGAGATGCCGGTGCATGTGCCGGGATTTCTGGCCGACCTCCGCCTGCCCCCGATCGACCAACTCGCGCCGCGTTTGGCGCGGGCCTCCGCAGACAGCTTGCGGGCGGCTGGGCAAAGCGGGCAGATTCGTATCACTCCGGGTGGCGCCTTGCCGGCCGTTCACGTGGCGCGCGCAGCGGAGCGTCGCCTGATCTCGATCGTGATTGCGACGCGCGATCGCGCCGATTCGCTGCAACGCTGCCTCGTGTCCTTGCATCAGACGCTTTGCGACACGCCGTTCGAGGTGGTCGTGGTCGACGATGGGTCGCTGCTGGAGGAGACGCGGAGCTTTCTCGAGACGCTGACGACAGCCGGGATTCGCCTGATCCCGGCACCGGCCCCGCTTGGCTTGGCCGGCCTTCACAATCTGGGAGCTATGCAGGCCAAAGGCGATTTGCTGCTGTTCCTCGATGACGGCGCAGAGTGCCGGCAACCGGGTTGGCTCGACGACATGGTCGGCCGGATGGCCGCACCCGAGACGGGGGTCGTGGGAGCCGTGCTGATCGCGCCCTCGGGCCTCGTCCGACACGCCGGATATGTGCTCGGGCCCCGGTTTTCGGTCGCCGATGCCGCAAGCGACCGTCGCCAGAACGACCCGGGTTACGCCGACATGCTCCATGTGGCGCATCAGGTCGGTGGCGTATCGGCGCAATGCCTCTTGACGCGGCGCAGCTTGTTCGTCCGGCTGAACGGCTTCGATGCGGCATGCTTTTCCGCGCGCTATGCGGACGTCGATTACGGGCTTCGCGCTCGCCAACTCGGCGCTCGACTGGTCATGACGCCCCACGCCCGGGTGACCATGCATGAGCAGACATCGACGTCTTCGATGCCGGGGGACGATCCATGGCGATCAGACGATATGGACCTTTCCCGGCTACGCTCTCGTTGGGGAAACGATCTGATCAACGATCCGTTCTACACTCCGATGCTGTCGTTAGGGCCACGACCCTACTCGGGCCTCGCCTGTCCACCCCGCGAACGCGCCGCGAGGCAACCCGATCCGCCCGCGCCCGCAGCCGTCCCTCCAGGATTCTAG
- the rfbC gene encoding dTDP-4-dehydrorhamnose 3,5-epimerase — translation MIVEKLDIPDVVRIRPRRFGDPRGYFSETFSARMFREQVAALDFVQDNEALSGAVGTLRGLHFQRPPTAQGKLIRAIRGAIFDVAVDIRQGSPTFGRHVWARLDGVDGDQLWVPPGFAHGYCTLEPDTLVAYKVTNPYSPADDGGILWNDPALGIAWPLGAGGAVLSDKDTKLPVLADLPAVFTYEANPMSTR, via the coding sequence ATGATCGTCGAGAAGCTTGATATTCCTGATGTGGTTCGGATCCGCCCGCGTCGCTTTGGCGACCCGCGTGGCTATTTCTCCGAGACCTTCAGTGCCCGGATGTTCCGGGAGCAGGTTGCGGCTCTCGATTTCGTGCAGGACAACGAGGCGCTGTCCGGAGCGGTCGGGACGTTGCGTGGCCTGCACTTCCAACGGCCGCCGACCGCGCAAGGCAAGTTGATCCGCGCCATAAGAGGCGCGATCTTCGACGTTGCGGTTGATATCCGGCAGGGGTCGCCGACATTCGGCCGCCATGTCTGGGCGCGTCTCGACGGCGTCGATGGCGACCAACTCTGGGTGCCGCCCGGTTTTGCCCATGGCTATTGCACGCTCGAGCCGGACACGTTGGTGGCCTATAAGGTAACCAACCCCTACAGCCCCGCCGACGATGGCGGCATCCTGTGGAACGACCCGGCCCTCGGCATCGCGTGGCCGCTCGGCGCCGGCGGCGCCGTCCTGTCCGACAAGGACACCAAGCTGCCCGTCCTCGCCGACCTGCCCGCCGTCTTCACCTACGAGGCCAACCCAATGAGCACCCGATGA
- a CDS encoding class I SAM-dependent methyltransferase, producing the protein MLNPSTTGSDRVPDQRSGHEAGSHRKRVLNAGSGPTNADKLFRNFTPQTWDEVRLDIDPRTRPDLVGSIIDMRSIIPDRTFDAIWSSHAIEHLHTHEVVPALTEFRRILKPDGFVLLTCPDLTAVVRLMLTKGAEDVAYMSPSGPITALDMLFGHSASIAAGQTYMAHHTGMTIDLIGKRAMAAGFAETRVMPGASFDLWAVLMMPTADPKEVASFFAGTLIHELFV; encoded by the coding sequence ATGCTCAATCCCTCGACCACTGGTTCCGATCGCGTCCCGGATCAAAGGAGCGGCCACGAGGCGGGCTCCCATCGGAAGCGTGTGCTGAACGCCGGTTCAGGCCCGACCAATGCCGATAAGCTGTTCCGCAATTTCACGCCACAGACATGGGACGAGGTGCGGCTCGATATCGATCCGCGAACGCGGCCCGATCTTGTCGGCTCGATTATCGATATGCGGAGCATCATACCGGATCGCACCTTCGATGCGATCTGGTCCTCCCACGCCATCGAGCATTTGCATACGCATGAAGTGGTGCCGGCCCTGACCGAATTCCGGCGTATCCTCAAGCCGGACGGATTCGTTTTGTTGACCTGTCCGGACCTGACCGCGGTCGTCCGCTTGATGCTGACCAAAGGCGCAGAAGACGTGGCCTACATGTCGCCCTCCGGCCCGATCACGGCGCTCGACATGCTGTTTGGCCATTCGGCCTCGATCGCGGCAGGTCAAACCTATATGGCGCATCATACCGGGATGACGATCGACCTGATCGGCAAGCGCGCCATGGCGGCCGGTTTCGCCGAAACCCGCGTCATGCCGGGCGCTTCGTTCGATCTCTGGGCGGTTTTAATGATGCCGACCGCTGATCCGAAAGAGGTCGCGTCGTTCTTCGCCGGCACACTCATTCATGAGTTGTTCGTGTAG
- a CDS encoding glycosyltransferase — protein sequence MNVLFVHNNFPAQFRNLAESLIDDPAYTVAAIGSQTAQALPGSRLQTYSFVAKPSVGTHPFARRFDIECRRAEHVLYAAIALKQSGFMADVIVVHCGWGESLPLRSVFPSARIVVYCEFYYRFDGLDVHFDPESPRFGTDGQILLHAKNASTLLALAEADLGISPTAWQRSTYPLELQSKIKVCHEGVDTKLIKPNAAASLQLPSGRILTKADRIVTYVARSLEPHRGFHIFMRALPQILSQNPEAQIVVIGDNGVSYGVDPGNGSTWKDAMLAELGDRLALDHVHFLGRVPYDVYQATLQISTVHVYLTYPFVLSWSLIEAMATGCCLVASNTAPVQEVLNDDSAILVPFLDHAALADAVGTVLANPQAFESLGTRARLEARTRYDKGILVRKMRRLLGMTIETPIVTD from the coding sequence ATGAACGTCTTATTCGTCCACAACAATTTCCCCGCGCAATTCAGGAACTTGGCCGAATCGCTGATCGACGATCCGGCCTATACGGTTGCGGCGATCGGATCGCAGACGGCGCAAGCCCTGCCGGGCTCACGGTTACAAACCTATTCGTTCGTCGCAAAGCCGAGTGTGGGGACGCATCCGTTCGCACGGCGGTTCGACATCGAATGTCGACGCGCCGAGCATGTGCTCTACGCCGCCATCGCGCTTAAGCAATCCGGCTTCATGGCCGATGTGATCGTCGTTCATTGCGGCTGGGGCGAGAGCCTGCCGCTCCGCTCCGTCTTCCCGTCCGCCAGAATCGTGGTCTATTGCGAGTTCTATTATCGGTTCGACGGCCTCGATGTGCATTTCGATCCGGAAAGCCCGCGCTTCGGCACCGATGGACAAATTCTGCTGCATGCCAAAAACGCCTCGACGCTGCTGGCGCTGGCAGAGGCCGATCTCGGCATCTCGCCCACGGCGTGGCAGCGCTCCACCTACCCGCTCGAGCTCCAAAGCAAGATCAAGGTCTGCCACGAGGGTGTCGATACCAAGCTCATCAAGCCCAACGCCGCGGCGTCGCTGCAGCTTCCGTCAGGCCGCATTCTGACCAAAGCCGACCGCATCGTGACCTATGTGGCGCGGAGCCTCGAACCGCATCGCGGCTTTCACATTTTCATGCGGGCCCTGCCGCAGATCCTCAGCCAAAACCCGGAAGCCCAGATCGTCGTGATCGGCGACAATGGCGTTTCCTATGGGGTCGATCCCGGCAACGGGTCGACCTGGAAAGACGCCATGCTGGCCGAGCTTGGCGATCGACTGGCGCTCGACCATGTGCATTTCCTCGGCCGCGTTCCCTATGACGTGTACCAAGCCACACTTCAGATCTCGACCGTCCACGTCTATCTGACCTATCCGTTCGTCCTGTCGTGGTCGCTGATCGAGGCGATGGCGACGGGGTGCTGCCTCGTCGCGTCCAATACCGCCCCGGTTCAGGAGGTGCTGAACGACGACAGCGCCATTCTGGTGCCGTTCCTCGATCATGCGGCCCTCGCCGATGCGGTCGGGACCGTGCTGGCAAATCCTCAGGCCTTCGAGAGTCTTGGAACGCGAGCCCGTCTCGAAGCGCGAACCCGTTACGACAAGGGCATCCTGGTCCGGAAGATGCGGCGCCTTCTCGGGATGACGATAGAGACGCCGATCGTCACGGATTGA
- a CDS encoding glycosyltransferase family 2 protein, which translates to MIDPAPPTGSSRPFAIGFATIDRPFVVQRLILSIRSLFPDVVIYVADQSLPTIPMQDFYASRGVEVLWMDYDCGVTVARNAIVDRCAEDYLVICDDDFILTPDTSFGGAFTILDHDPEIGLVGGRLIDISQDETQRVNRYWELFLEHDERNRILFSIPIYLAQPVGRSRAGVDYFLVDAVMNWFVVRKALFSAKIRWDPRFKSNGEHEDFFLTLKRFSPLRVAYLPTMVADHHHPRVSGYKSLRDRQAGWQLFLDKWDLDQMIEVGGGARTRSDVSREYVRKYDKASFFGSLPLRRDRGALGLNHAVDLTDEGQVVVRHKFTAAGAALPLGGVDAVRGADDPAAIMLDSGQTERRVGERRGHPKLMPPRPVNPTRTSAYDPLRHVLHVAYPEVVPVGHGVTIWVKATGATRPVEATLQAVWHHAGAVIDPSSQPVRAIVPHDTQWYAVHVNAPPLPRAGQFTLQLIAACSDTSAVAVAMCFIDLHHLDRPIAPLLLLAAVPFDADSIARLIAPPSLAVLEATPRWSVDVKTIGHEMLLSASIHTHDLSPTPLWRRLVLAAGGPQPWPLVSIPIHAIFDQHQVAIPVSPHLIARGMPYWMLIGASGECVSLAP; encoded by the coding sequence ATGATCGATCCGGCGCCCCCAACCGGCTCTTCCCGCCCATTTGCGATCGGCTTTGCGACGATCGACCGCCCGTTCGTGGTGCAGCGGCTCATTCTCTCGATCCGCAGCCTGTTTCCCGACGTCGTGATCTACGTGGCCGACCAGTCGCTGCCGACGATCCCGATGCAGGATTTCTACGCCTCACGCGGCGTCGAGGTTCTCTGGATGGATTACGATTGCGGCGTCACGGTCGCGCGCAACGCCATCGTGGATCGCTGCGCCGAAGACTATCTCGTGATCTGTGACGACGACTTCATCCTGACGCCCGACACCTCGTTCGGTGGCGCCTTCACGATCCTGGACCACGACCCCGAGATCGGTCTGGTCGGCGGCCGCCTGATCGACATCTCGCAGGACGAGACGCAGCGGGTGAACCGCTACTGGGAGCTTTTCCTCGAACACGACGAGCGCAACCGCATTCTGTTCTCGATCCCGATCTATCTGGCGCAACCCGTCGGCCGCTCGCGGGCGGGCGTCGACTACTTCCTGGTCGATGCCGTGATGAATTGGTTCGTGGTCCGCAAGGCCCTGTTTTCGGCAAAGATCCGGTGGGACCCTCGCTTCAAATCGAACGGCGAGCATGAGGATTTCTTTCTGACCCTGAAGCGGTTCAGTCCGTTGCGGGTCGCCTATCTGCCGACGATGGTGGCCGACCATCATCATCCCCGGGTCAGCGGCTACAAGAGCTTGCGCGACCGTCAGGCGGGCTGGCAGCTCTTCTTGGACAAGTGGGATCTCGACCAGATGATTGAGGTCGGCGGCGGCGCCCGGACGCGGTCCGACGTTTCGCGCGAATACGTTCGGAAATACGACAAGGCCTCGTTTTTCGGCTCGCTCCCGCTGCGACGCGACCGTGGCGCCCTCGGACTGAACCACGCGGTCGACCTGACCGACGAGGGTCAGGTGGTGGTCCGGCATAAATTCACGGCCGCGGGCGCGGCGCTGCCGCTCGGAGGCGTCGATGCCGTCCGTGGCGCCGATGATCCCGCAGCGATCATGCTCGACTCAGGCCAGACCGAGCGCCGCGTCGGCGAGCGCCGGGGTCATCCGAAACTGATGCCACCCCGGCCCGTCAATCCGACGAGGACCTCCGCCTACGACCCGCTTCGACACGTGTTGCACGTCGCCTATCCGGAGGTCGTTCCGGTGGGACATGGCGTGACCATCTGGGTGAAGGCGACGGGTGCGACCCGGCCGGTCGAGGCGACCCTTCAGGCCGTTTGGCATCACGCCGGCGCCGTCATCGATCCCAGCAGCCAGCCGGTGCGGGCCATCGTGCCGCACGATACGCAATGGTACGCGGTTCATGTGAATGCTCCCCCTCTCCCCCGGGCGGGACAGTTCACCTTGCAGCTGATCGCCGCGTGCAGCGACACCTCCGCCGTCGCCGTGGCAATGTGTTTCATCGACTTGCATCACCTCGATCGTCCGATTGCACCGCTCCTGCTGCTCGCCGCCGTGCCGTTCGATGCCGACTCGATCGCGCGCCTCATCGCGCCACCCTCGCTCGCAGTCCTCGAAGCCACTCCGCGTTGGTCCGTCGATGTGAAGACAATCGGACACGAGATGCTGCTGAGTGCGTCGATCCACACGCATGATCTTTCGCCAACCCCCCTGTGGCGCAGGCTCGTGCTGGCTGCCGGTGGGCCGCAGCCCTGGCCCCTGGTTTCGATCCCGATCCATGCGATCTTCGATCAACATCAAGTCGCGATCCCGGTCTCGCCGCACCTCATCGCGCGCGGCATGCCCTATTGGATGCTCATTGGCGCGTCGGGTGAGTGTGTCAGCCTCGCTCCGTAA